The Anas acuta chromosome 2, bAnaAcu1.1, whole genome shotgun sequence genome contains a region encoding:
- the TP53INP1 gene encoding tumor protein p53-inducible nuclear protein 1 isoform X1 yields the protein MFQRLNNMFMGDIDSLSSQEPEFSEKEDDEWILVDFIADTCTNCSAEEGDLAEAPAAGSSPVFPCLPPPLEHLPEASESCFIHFESCPMEESWFITPPPCFTAGGLTAIKVETSPMENLLIEHPSMSVYAVHDACHSLSEPGCGDEEFHSPGSPRLEAQNETGQRVHCYVAALATRSAFLEKSKSFRPTHWIKEHGERHYLSRNGLRRQNLTRDCHSRQLKHNGLFVHQPCQRQFNY from the exons ATGTTCCAGAGGTTAAATAACATGTTCATGGGAGACATCGACAGCCTGTCCAGCCAAGAGCCAGAGTTCAGTGAGAAGGAGGATGATGAGTGGATTCTGGTTGACTTCATAG CAGACACCTGCACCAACTGCTCCGCAGAGGAAGGGGACCTCGCCGAAGCGCCGGCCGCCGGCAGCTCGCCCGTCTTCCCCTGCTTACCGCCCCCCTTGGAGCACCTGCCGGAGGCCAGCGAGTCCTGCTTCATCCACTTCGAGTCGTGCCCCATGGAGGAGAGCTGGTTCATCACCCCTCCGCCCTGCTTCACCGCCGGCGGGCTCACGGCCATCAAGGTGGAGACCAGTCCCATGGAGAACCTCCTCATCGAGCACCCCAGCATGTCCGTCTACGCCGTCCACGACGCCTGCCACAGCCTCAGTGAGCCCGGCTGCGGGGATGAGGAGTTCCACAGCCCAGGTAGCCCCAG ACTGGAGGCCCAAAATGAAACGGGACAGCGTGTTCACTGCTACGTCGCGGCTCTCGCTACTCGTTCAGCCTTTCTGGAAAAATCCAAGAGCTTTCGTCCTACCCACTGGATAAAGGAGCACGGCGAAAGACACTATCTCAGCAGGAACGGCCTCCGCCGCCAAAACCTCACCAGGGATTGCCACTCTCGGCAGCTCAAGCACAACGGACTCTTTGTTCACCAGCCTTGCCAGCGTCAGTTCAATTACTGA
- the TP53INP1 gene encoding tumor protein p53-inducible nuclear protein 1 isoform X2, translated as MFQRLNNMFMGDIDSLSSQEPEFSEKEDDEWILVDFIADTCTNCSAEEGDLAEAPAAGSSPVFPCLPPPLEHLPEASESCFIHFESCPMEESWFITPPPCFTAGGLTAIKVETSPMENLLIEHPSMSVYAVHDACHSLSEPGCGDEEFHSPGSPRAKKSCLRHAGTTGGPK; from the exons ATGTTCCAGAGGTTAAATAACATGTTCATGGGAGACATCGACAGCCTGTCCAGCCAAGAGCCAGAGTTCAGTGAGAAGGAGGATGATGAGTGGATTCTGGTTGACTTCATAG CAGACACCTGCACCAACTGCTCCGCAGAGGAAGGGGACCTCGCCGAAGCGCCGGCCGCCGGCAGCTCGCCCGTCTTCCCCTGCTTACCGCCCCCCTTGGAGCACCTGCCGGAGGCCAGCGAGTCCTGCTTCATCCACTTCGAGTCGTGCCCCATGGAGGAGAGCTGGTTCATCACCCCTCCGCCCTGCTTCACCGCCGGCGGGCTCACGGCCATCAAGGTGGAGACCAGTCCCATGGAGAACCTCCTCATCGAGCACCCCAGCATGTCCGTCTACGCCGTCCACGACGCCTGCCACAGCCTCAGTGAGCCCGGCTGCGGGGATGAGGAGTTCCACAGCCCAGGTAGCCCCAG GGCCAAGAAAAGCTGCTTAAGGCACGCTGGCACA ACTGGAGGCCCAAAATGA